The genomic interval GTGAGCACCAGTGAGAGATTTACATGAAGCCATAAATATTGACATTATTGCATCTTTGAAGCATTCTGGCATTAAAAGCAATCCGATAGAGTCGGGCTGGTCAATGTGGCCTTTTTGATTTCATTCCCAAACATTTGTGTCTCATTGTCCTCCAACTTTCTGGTTGACCAAACTGACGCTCTGctatgagaaaataaataagatgtctataaaaaaaaaaaaaggaaaccactCTCCATCAACAAACAGGGCTCTAAAATTGTACAAATTCTAAAGTAAAATCATCTATGTATTTACAACAGAAGtataaagaaaaggaaaagaataaCATTTGCAGAAATGTTATAAAAGCATTACAGAAGTGGTATAAGCACCGTAAAGGTCTAACAGATCTTCTCAGCAGACTTTAAACATCACGTGGTGTCAGACTGTTCAGATTACCAGAACGGTTccgtttaatttttaaactctttGGTTGCCCACAGGAAAGCTAAAAGATCTggacaataaaataagattttcttACTATACATTTATAGGTTCAAACTTAATTCCAtactcattaaaacaaacaaacaaaaggatctATGCACAGTGCAAAatctacaaacaaaacagaaatcaagaTTTTATTATTCCTTTTCATAATAAATCTGCTGCTTTAGTTTTATGAAGTCCTCTCTGATCCCATCACTAGGGGGCAGCACTGAACTCTCTGCGCCTCCTGTGaactaaaaacaactaaaaacctGGAAAAGGAGCAGAAAGCTGTTGATAACGCAGCTGAAGTTTGTACCGAGGAGCTTTCTGTCTGCTGTACCACGTCCTCCAGAACCGGGATGTTTGTGCTGCTTTCAGTCCTTTTCTGAAGCCAACAGGCAAACGGCACACTGACGTTTACAAGCGAGTGAAAAGCACACCTGTAACTTATTACTTACTCTAGAGATAAAATGTTCTGACTCTGCACTTTCCTCAGTTCACCTCAACTCTTAATTGTGTTCCTGAAAGAAACTAGAAGGaggatggaaaaacaaataaaaaagcaaaacagactAAAGACACGGGGCGTTacagaacttctttttttaacagaaaggaTGAATCGccaaatgaaggaaaaaataaattcataggAGCAGAACCAGTCCTCCGCCTCGGACTGTTCTGCAGTCCACGATGAGGCGACGGCTGGGCTCGCATCATGATGCCGCTCCTTCAGAGGCAGCACTGGGGAGGGGGGAAGGTTGGGGCTCTGAGGGGCCCCTACTGGCTCGTCTTCCAGCCCCCTGCTTGCTTGCGATACACGTCAGTTCCTGTCCTCATGTGCCGGTGGAGTCTCTGAGCGCTGGCAGAGTCTGGACCGCGGGTCCGGACAGACTCTCGGCGGTGTCTCCATACTCGCTCTCAGCCAGCTCGCCCTCCCGCTCACAGATCACAGTCATCGGGCTGCTGAGGATCCGGCTCCGGGCGTTGTATTTGCTGCTGGCAGCGGAGGGCGGGATGCGAGAGCGTCCGTACTTCGAGCCGCCAAGGGAGTAGGGCGATGAAGTCGGCGAGGACAGCGTGAAGGCGTCGTAGCGGTTCCACTCCATGTCCGTCGCCCTTTTACCGCGGCCGGGGGAGGAGCAGGGGCTGGAGGGCGAGGCAGGAGGGTCCAGCGAGCTCTCGGAGCGCGTCCGCTGGAAGCGTGGGTCAGTGGAGCGGAGCATCTCAGCGGCGGACATCCTGAAACTGTTCTCAGAGCGGCTCCCCTTCTTGAGGAGGAGGGCCTTGAAGGTGTCGCTGCTGGTGGAGGACTTGCGGAGGTTTCGCTGGATAGAGCCTGTCTGACGCGGCAGAGAGGACGCCGTCCCCGGAGACGAGCTGGTGGGGGTCGAAGGTGGGGACTGTGAATGGCCTCCAGCCTGGGACTTGTCTTCCTCAGACTCCCTGCGACCCAGGACCTTTCGCTTTGACCTGTGGACGAAAAGACGTACAGTGAGGTGTTTGAAAGAGTGATTCAGTTTAAACAGGATtacaggaaatacaaaaatttaAAGGCAATAAGTGTTGAAAACATTAAATGCTTTGCATTCtctgaaggaatacatatcacctgctgcctttcatgccaaagttttagactgagctcattttatgttgagaagtgaTGGAGTTGTAGATGTTCTTCACGATCTCATTGATGCATCAAGGCAGAAATGTTTAAGAAGTCAGAAAACGGGTGGAAAATGAAAGGAATTCCTATTTCTGCTTCAAGAAACCCTGTGAGTTCTAACAACTGAAGCTGCAGACGCTGCAACTCTGCAGATAATTCCAGAAGCTGCACaagaaaattaatcaaaacacaaaatgggaGAAGGGCCTGGAGCAAAGCGTTAATCAGACAAAAGAAACTCAGCGCTGTATCAGGTGGATGACTGCATGAAAGCTGTCAGAATGTGGGTCGCTGGGGCCAGCAGGTAATCAGCCTCATTAATCTGTCATACAGAGGGTCAAACTGAGGGATTACTGCCAACTAGTTAGAGATAGGTTGCTGCTGCAGCCCCCTGTCTgaatgttggagcagagaaatgtGAAAACTATAGATTGTGTGATAAGACAGGGAAAACTGAGACTGAATGTAAAGATAGAACCGAAAGACGGCCAGAATCTATATTCCCGAGGTCTGATTCTTCCATAAGTAAGCTGTGAGGGAATAACGCTCCTGCTGAAGGTCAAAACAAGCAGGACGGCTGGAGGAAACCAGAGGTTTGTGTGCGAATCGGGATCCTCTCTGATTTAAGACGACTGCAAAATAAGCCCGTGGCCTAAATTCAGCCTCACGTAGCGGCGTCCCTCTGTGCGTTCCCTTGTCACGTTAGCATCGCATGGCGCATGTTTGATAACACACCTGAACCCAGCCGACTGCAGTGACTCCACACTGGAGTGGCggcaccaaaacaaacagcagcactcTCTGGTTCTGGAGGTTAACACGGCTGAAATACGAGCCACAGCTCTGAGCACTCAATTGATTTCTTCCTCTCGGCCATATTACGTTTAGTTTGGAGGGTCTCCTTCGAGATAAGTaatttgctgctgcagctgtggaggattTTCATCAATTTACcccaaaaagaggaaaacattgAGGGGAATTGGCAACATAATgaacaaaaagagtaaaagaagGGACTGGTGAATCCAGGGTTATATTCTTTAACATCTAtggattattttgttatttctctAGAGGAGATTTGCAAGTGCAGATCGCACTCATCAGCATCACCACCAGGGATCTCTCATCTTGTcctaaatctgtaaaattattttagatgCTGAATAATCCCGAGGTGTtgtggaggaggagcagctcgcCCGCAGAAACATCAGAGTTGTGCGTGTGACGGCGGCGCCATAAACGCACCAAGAACCTCCAAGTAGAGATAAAATCCGGTGAAATTAAATCCAGGGATGCTCATGAGAACTCccaactgctgctgctgctgcacgtgactgagaaacacaaactggCGGGCTGCATGAGAAATTTATGATGAAGCACGGGTGCACGTATGCAATGCATGTCAGAGAGCATGAGAGGTGGTGTGCACAGGAAGACTGAGGATGGGAACGTCTCCTGTGGCTTCTAACCCAGATTAGGGCCAGAGGGTGTTCAGCAGTTCAATAATAAATGAAGcaacatctcttttttttttcttgctgagaATGAGCAATGTGACAACACAGATGCCTTGATGAAGATTTGATCATGACttatttctgcttctgaaaTGTTACtgcctgaaacagaaacagaaaaaggcgACTCTGTCCTGGACCGGGAGACTCCAGCTGAGTGCCATTCGGAGCGGGAGAGAGCTGGATGACTAAAACGTGGAGGAGGGGAGGCAGAAATTCTCAGCTGAAGACTGACAGGAGAAGGAAATTAGATGTTAGGAGTGATTAGGTTTATGAgcagatttataaataaaacaaaaaatgacagagaGGTAAGACTGAAAGCAGGAACATGGAACAGAAGGGTAAATCAGCTACCTGTGTATGGCGGCAAAAAGGTCCTCGGTGGTTCGTGGCCGATTCGGAGTCGGGGTCACCATGATCTTCTCAGACTCCCCGTTGGCAGATGGGACCGGAGACGATTCAAAAACTTCACCTGAAAGACAAACCGTTCACTTCCTTAGAGTAGGAAAAGAACCGAGGCACACTTTAGGTTCACTCGTGTGTTCATCCTGTCGCGTTAACCTGGCTGCCTGTGAGATCTGAGGAGGAACGGAGGAGGTGCCGGactgttttctcacattttctttttccctctcgtctcttttctcctccctcctcctcctcgtcttcctctgcGCTCACATCCGAGCTTCAGCTGCCTGAGCCGCTGAATGCAGTCACACTTCAcccatcctcctcttcatctccttACCAGATCgcttcccctccctccctccctcccctctgaTACGATGGAGTCCCTCCCCCCCCAACTCCCTCcaaccacaaaaaaagcatCTCCCTGAGGACACTTGCCCCCTTCCTTACCTCACTGAGAGGATGGGATGAAAAGGAAgcaggacaggaaaaaaaagcagctgagttGGAAAGACTGAGCTTGAGagattaaaccaaaaaaaaaaaagtctgagaaGCAAAAATGGATATTTGTACAGAAAGATGGATGATAAAGAGGACTTGGAAGAGAATGTCTGAGGTGGTGGTGATGGGGGGAAGCAGTGCAGGACAAAATGAAGGGACAGCAGCCATGAGAGCACTCTGCATATAAAATCCATAAGGATGTGTAGAGGAGAATATAAGTGTATGATTTCATGAGGCTGCAGCACTGCTCTCAGTGATAAGCTGCTTCTTCCGCTCggttttcacagtttttaaagctttaaacgCTCCTGGAATCAAGTTTAGCCTCTTGGCTttggggaggaaaaacaaatttcacagCTGTTTATGAAGCTGGCAGCACAGCTTCTGACCATACGAGATTATGGCTCGAGGCTTCATTAATGAGAAACTGAaggtttaaaatctttttttaaaaatcacaacattttCAGCTGTACTTTCATTAGcagttttggtgaaaaaaaagaaacaagagaaatttcatttcctgtgaaaatgcagtgtgaatgctgagagctgaatgactgaagaagctgaaactgaatcgttaaagctaaaataagcagaacactagctaaaagccaaaagtaaaaGTCAAACAGCTTGCTAAAATCTAAAGTGGCCGAAtgacagctaaaaactaaaagtaagataagaagacaaaaactgaggcagtacgctgaagcagatttcaaagagaacaaagagaGTTGGAGATCTTAACATATTTACGgggtaaatatctgtaaatataaaaagtataaaatctAAAGTGATAGCCTACATCTCCTCAATGAGCTGAATGTTCTGATGtacaaatggctaaaataacagACTAAGCAGAAGTAGGTTGTAGATTGCAAAatacagatgaaaaaaataaaaaaacaggaaaacaaaagtgtgaataTATCAGCATTCATATAAATATCAGTCCACTCACTTGTATCATCTTCCTTGGAGCTGATGGAGTCTGTGATGCTGTTTGTTCCatctccctcctcttcttcttcctcattAATGTCTCCATTAGAACAAACATCATGGTCAAGGCTTGTCTCCTGGCTTGGAGGGGCACTAATGGAGAACTCATCCTGATATTCAATTAATGCCTCACTCGTTTCTGTTAAAAGCTCCAAGCCTTCTGTAGTGTCCTCCTCATCCTGTTGCTCTCTTATCTCCtctctcatctcctcctccatctgtcttTGCAGTGCATCCACTTGGTCTTCGGTTTTGGTTTGAATAGTTGTGTCCTTGTGATGAGGTGGAGCGTGTTCGTGGATTGGTTGGGGGTTAAACGCAGGGACAAAGGAAAGTTTGGGTTTCTTGGAGACTGCTGGGGGCTTCTGTTTGACGGGAGAACTTTCACAGCTTTGTGGAGGACTGGGCGAAGCTTTCCCTTCCtcagtttcttttcctttttggatAAAGTAACTCTGGTCCTCAGGTTCTCCATTCATGACAGCACTATCTGCCGTTTCATCTGGGATGCTGCAGTCTAGTGACAACTCTTCCAAAAGTTTTGACACAGGTGATGGTGAGGACTTTCGCAAATCATCTTCTGCAGAGTTGTCCAACAGGGTAAACACAGTGGGATTTATTTGGGTGTAAGAGGACTCCAGGGTCTGAGGTTTTAGACCTTGAATGGTTTCCATTGTTGTTTCCTGAGCTTCGATGTGATCCAAATTACCATTGATTTCCTTTTCTGGCCGTTTGACTGAACGGAGGTGAACACTCTGCAGAGCAAATGGGGTAATGAGGGGCTTAGGTGACTTGGTGGGGCTGCTGGACAGAGCTGGTTTAGAAGCAACCTTCGCTGTCTTTTTGGGGGATAAGGATGCTGGTacaagaggaggcagaggaggaggtggaggaggagtggGCCCCATGGAGGGcagaggaaggggagggggaggacTGAGGCTCCCATTGAAGGACGAACTGGTGTGGATCAGCAAATcaggggagggaggaggagggaattCCGGGGAAGTGCAGCAAGCAGGGAGTGGGCTCAGAGAAGTACGCCAAGGGCTGTTTGGGAATGGGTCAGGAAGTGGTGGAGGAGAGGGGGAACCTGCATTAGAATTTGGTGGTAGAGGTGGAGGGAAGGGTGGAGGAGGGTTGAGAGGGGTGCTGGGAGCTGAGGAGGAAAGAGGCAGGGGTGGAGGAGGTGGCGGAGGAGGGCCGGAGCTCTTCAGTGAGTCTGAAGTGTTGGAGGAAAgggaagtggaggaggaggacacagaAAGTGAGGACAAGAGAGAAGACTTCCTCTCCGGCACTTTGGGTTTGGGCCGGCTGCCTGAGGGAGACCTGCTGATGAGAGCAGGGACCGGTGTTCCAGCTGTGGGGGTGTTGGACTGGCTGGAGTAGCCACTGGAAGGGGAGGTGAGTCTGTGCACCCTGTCTGGTGAGGAGCTGGAGGGTTTGGCCTTCATCGACTCTCCTCCCTCCTGACCTGAAGCCCCCTGGGCCTGATTGTTGCTGTGAGTTTCTCCTCCATTCTGTAAGGCTTCTGGATGAACCCCAGCCGGCAGGTTTTCTGTGCTGTGTACCGAAGGAGTTTGTGTCCTCTGGTCTCCATGGTTACGAGGGTAGTCTGTGTAGTACCCCCAGGAATCCGCATAGTCAGAACGTAAGCTGCTGGTGTCACTGTGGGTTGGTGTCACGTGGCATAAGGAGTACGCGTTAGACACACCTCCACAGTTGGCTGCCAGTGACGCTGCAGAACTCCCTCCACTGACGCTACTCTGACTCCGCGGCCGCAGCACCCAGGGGTCATCGTAGTCGCTGCTTGGGCTGTGAGAAGGTGAAGACGGTGAGGCGCCTTTCGCCTTTCCTCCTCTCAGTCCCATCTGTAAGCTCTGCTGCAAGCTGGCAATTAGAGTTTCATTGAGCATACCATTTGGCTCATTAGCTCCGCCGACGGCGCTGATGCCTCCAAGAGGCTTTTTCACTCCAGGTTTGCGTCTGAGAGAATCTGTACGAGATGGGGGAGGCGGAGGCTTCTTAGACTTGCGAAGGGAGATGCTGCGGGACAGAGAGCGGTCACTGTACAGGCTTCCAGAGTCTTCCTGACTGACCAGCTCACGGCACTCGTACATGCTGTGTCGAGTGGCccgtccagctgctgctccttgcCCACTACCGTGACTCCGAGAACGCAGGCCTGAGTCCAGGTGCATGGAGGTAAAGTAGCCATCGTTGTCCTGGGAGTACAGGGAGCTGGAATCAGTTGTGGTCCTGGAGGAGTGGTCCAGGCTGCTGTACAGCTGGTTGATAGGAGTGGAACAGCTGGAGGTCAGAGTGCGGTGTGGAGCCACCACGTTTTCAGGTGTGTCATAGATCCATTGTTCTTCTGGTGGACAGGAGGGAGGAGTGGGGGCTAAGGTGCTGTGGCTGTGTATGCTGCTGTCTGAGTGACCTGACTCACTAGCTGGCCCACTCCCATGTGCTGTGTGTTTAGGAGTAGAAGTGGCCAAAGCTGGGCAGATGGAACTGTGGGAAAAAGCTGTTGGACTGGAGACCAGGGGGTCGGTGTTAGTGGAGGAAGCCATAATGGGTGGCTGAGGTGCGGTGTAAGCTGAGATTAATGGCTGAGGTAAATGAGTGGAAGTCTTGAGGGTAATGACCTCCGTGGAGCTGGACAGGGTAGCATTGGGGATGTAGGAGGTGGAATAGGCAGCATGCGGGGACACCACACACGCTGTGCTGCCATCCCACTCACCGGACTGTGTCCCCTTCACCTCCTGAGACTTGGGCCTGGGCAAAGAGTTTGTCCTTGGAGAGTTTCTCATGTGTACCACTGTATTGTCAACCTGAAACTTCCCAATCTGCCTCTGAGGCCGATCTTCTGACTTGATGGGCGTGCTGCTATAGATGGGATCAGCACTGAGGGACACCCTGGCACCCTGTCGGGGCAGACTGTGAAAACGTGAAGGGTCTCCGTTAAACTGGTGCATCATTATGACGCCGGAGCTGTCAGTGCTGGAGATGGAGATACTTCCTGTTGAAGAAGAAGCAGATAAGCCTGCCATCTGAGCAGCGATGCCCTGTCCTCTCTGTGCCCGAATCCTTCTCATGGACGGAGGTACAATCTTCACCTCCTCTGTCTGGCAGCTTGTGTCTCTGGTCTCAGAATGTCGGAGGCTTGAGTTGACGCTCCCAACTCGACTCAAAGTGGAGTACTGTCCTGGGAGGAACATGGAATGTGGCCGAAGCTCTCCGCCTCGTGCTTTTGttgctgtgaaacaaacaaagaagatgAAAATGTAACTGTGAAATGTGTTTTCCTCTAACGCCCATAGTCCCCCCCCCTCTCCATAACTtcatcatctacaactgactgcaCTGTCAGATAAACTGTTCATAGAGAAGCTTACTAATTAGATTTGTTGTAACCCTGTCATTTGTACTAATAACACCTGGTTTTCATTAAGGAGGAAATGACATGAGGGGAAACAGAAATACGACCAACACAATCTGAATCTTGTTTTAGCTCAGTCTAACAGAAAAGCCAATTATCTCCTGGGGTCTGGTGAAGCATGTGGCAGCCAACACATCTGCATCAGAAACACCAGCGTGCATGCACAACGTTACGAAGCTCAAACACAATCACAAACAGCAGAACGTAAACTATATGTAGATCCAAggacacacacaaatgcagatgccacaaagacacacactgACCATACCTGCTGGCGCACAATTTGAACAGATGACGTCTAATATGTTTCTCATTTGTGGTGTCTCTCCCTGTTGATGTTTGcaccccaaaacaaacacacctccTGCGTCCTTTTCTTTCTCACCCCTCCTTTCTGTTCCTAAACCACACACTCTTCTCCCTCCTTCGCTAAAAGCTGGACTGACAGcttggctgctgctgctactgcgaTAGATTAAGCTGCAGGTCTTCTTTGCAGGCAGCGCTGGTGCaaaaggagggagggatgaAGCACTGGGACAATTACCCCAGCTCCAGTAATCATGACAGTCAGATGCTGTAGTCAACGGGGCACGAACCAGACTTTAAAGCTCCTGTCCTATCAGCCTCAGTGACCTCAGAGAAAAATGAGACGTTCTCCCGAAATGCTGCTACCATATGACACGTAGATAAACAGAGACGCTGCACCGTCAGAGCAGTGTCAGCTTAGAGAGCT from Kryptolebias marmoratus isolate JLee-2015 linkage group LG19, ASM164957v2, whole genome shotgun sequence carries:
- the nhsl1b gene encoding NHS-like protein 1 isoform X2, with the translated sequence MPFHQRTVEPRRVSRLAARDVWRPRVETGRRRGAKKPVLFSSLDEVSCHTFTSVIQQLSDLSRHASDIFLGIEMEAGTVFRRSCRIQGRLYSLHSEVLRLDPKKVKIPVSNLDEESKWTVHYTAPWHQQENVFLPGSRPPCVEDLHRQAKVNLKTALRECDKLRKDGFRSSQYYSQGPIFSDPKESTSSLQGDDDDEADKKSTASSLEDNKSQLSMRSQTPQGGGEVGDATDVDGQVVWKKVALLPTPEEKMRQVAQAVPTDVVPINITGAVFDRQASIRRSLVNTDTISRRPKKVKRRKTISGLPDNIHQELATKARGGELRPHSMFLPGQYSTLSRVGSVNSSLRHSETRDTSCQTEEVKIVPPSMRRIRAQRGQGIAAQMAGLSASSSTGSISISSTDSSGVIMMHQFNGDPSRFHSLPRQGARVSLSADPIYSSTPIKSEDRPQRQIGKFQVDNTVVHMRNSPRTNSLPRPKSQEVKGTQSGEWDGSTACVVSPHAAYSTSYIPNATLSSSTEVITLKTSTHLPQPLISAYTAPQPPIMASSTNTDPLVSSPTAFSHSSICPALATSTPKHTAHGSGPASESGHSDSSIHSHSTLAPTPPSCPPEEQWIYDTPENVVAPHRTLTSSCSTPINQLYSSLDHSSRTTTDSSSLYSQDNDGYFTSMHLDSGLRSRSHGSGQGAAAGRATRHSMYECRELVSQEDSGSLYSDRSLSRSISLRKSKKPPPPPSRTDSLRRKPGVKKPLGGISAVGGANEPNGMLNETLIASLQQSLQMGLRGGKAKGASPSSPSHSPSSDYDDPWVLRPRSQSSVSGGSSAASLAANCGGVSNAYSLCHVTPTHSDTSSLRSDYADSWGYYTDYPRNHGDQRTQTPSVHSTENLPAGVHPEALQNGGETHSNNQAQGASGQEGGESMKAKPSSSSPDRVHRLTSPSSGYSSQSNTPTAGTPVPALISRSPSGSRPKPKVPERKSSLLSSLSVSSSSTSLSSNTSDSLKSSGPPPPPPPPLPLSSSAPSTPLNPPPPFPPPLPPNSNAGSPSPPPLPDPFPNSPWRTSLSPLPACCTSPEFPPPPSPDLLIHTSSSFNGSLSPPPPLPLPSMGPTPPPPPPLPPLVPASLSPKKTAKVASKPALSSSPTKSPKPLITPFALQSVHLRSVKRPEKEINGNLDHIEAQETTMETIQGLKPQTLESSYTQINPTVFTLLDNSAEDDLRKSSPSPVSKLLEELSLDCSIPDETADSAVMNGEPEDQSYFIQKGKETEEGKASPSPPQSCESSPVKQKPPAVSKKPKLSFVPAFNPQPIHEHAPPHHKDTTIQTKTEDQVDALQRQMEEEMREEIREQQDEEDTTEGLELLTETSEALIEYQDEFSISAPPSQETSLDHDVCSNGDINEEEEEEGDGTNSITDSISSKEDDTSEVFESSPVPSANGESEKIMVTPTPNRPRTTEDLFAAIHRSKRKVLGRRESEEDKSQAGGHSQSPPSTPTSSSPGTASSLPRQTGSIQRNLRKSSTSSDTFKALLLKKGSRSENSFRMSAAEMLRSTDPRFQRTRSESSLDPPASPSSPCSSPGRGKRATDMEWNRYDAFTLSSPTSSPYSLGGSKYGRSRIPPSAASSKYNARSRILSSPMTVICEREGELAESEYGDTAESLSGPAVQTLPALRDSTGT